One Bosea sp. 685 DNA segment encodes these proteins:
- a CDS encoding aspartate aminotransferase family protein, with the protein MSSAVTASTVPSVLLPTYARAPVAFERGEGAWAITSDGTRYLDFGAGIAVNSLGHAHPHLVKALTEQAGKIWHTSNLYTMPDGEKLARRLCEATFAERVFFTNSGAEANECAIKMARKYHAAKGHPERYRIITFEGAFHGRTLATIAAGGQQKYIDGFGPKVDGFDQVPFDDEKALKAVIGPETAALMIEPIQGEGGLRSVPPRMLRQLRELCDEHGLMLIFDEIQTGVGRTGKFFSYEHAGVAPDIMSIAKGIGGGFPMGACLATEEAASGMTLGTHGTTFGGNPLAMAVGNAVLDVILGDGFIEKVAQTSLRLRQSLAQLKDQHPDVIEEIRGEGLMLGLKLITPNTDFVAEARAAGLLVVAAGDNVVRLLPPLIISDAEVSEAVSRLDQAARGVEATLKRPAAE; encoded by the coding sequence ATGTCATCCGCCGTTACTGCTTCCACTGTCCCGTCCGTATTGCTGCCGACCTATGCCCGCGCCCCCGTCGCCTTCGAGCGCGGCGAAGGCGCTTGGGCGATCACCAGTGACGGCACGCGCTATCTCGATTTTGGCGCCGGTATCGCCGTCAACTCGCTCGGCCACGCCCATCCGCATCTGGTCAAGGCCCTGACCGAGCAGGCGGGCAAGATCTGGCACACCTCCAACCTCTACACGATGCCCGATGGCGAGAAGCTGGCGCGCCGGCTCTGCGAGGCGACCTTCGCGGAGCGCGTCTTCTTCACCAATTCGGGCGCCGAGGCGAATGAGTGCGCCATCAAGATGGCGCGGAAGTACCATGCCGCGAAGGGTCATCCCGAGCGCTATCGCATCATCACCTTCGAGGGCGCCTTCCACGGCCGGACGCTGGCGACCATCGCCGCCGGCGGCCAGCAGAAATACATCGACGGTTTCGGCCCCAAGGTCGACGGCTTCGACCAGGTGCCGTTCGACGACGAAAAGGCGCTGAAGGCCGTGATCGGCCCGGAGACCGCAGCCTTGATGATCGAGCCGATCCAGGGCGAGGGCGGCCTGCGTTCGGTGCCGCCGCGCATGCTGCGGCAGCTGCGCGAGCTCTGCGACGAGCACGGCCTGATGCTGATCTTCGACGAGATCCAGACCGGCGTCGGCCGCACCGGCAAGTTCTTCTCCTATGAGCATGCCGGTGTGGCGCCCGACATCATGTCGATCGCCAAGGGTATCGGCGGCGGCTTCCCGATGGGCGCCTGCCTGGCGACCGAAGAGGCGGCCTCGGGCATGACGCTCGGCACGCACGGCACCACGTTTGGCGGCAACCCGCTCGCCATGGCGGTCGGCAACGCCGTGCTCGATGTCATTCTCGGGGATGGCTTCATCGAAAAGGTGGCGCAGACCAGCCTGCGGCTGCGCCAGTCGCTGGCCCAGCTCAAGGACCAGCATCCCGACGTGATCGAGGAGATTCGCGGGGAGGGGCTGATGCTCGGGCTGAAGCTCATTACGCCGAACACCGATTTCGTCGCGGAGGCGCGGGCCGCCGGCCTGCTCGTCGTCGCCGCCGGCGACAATGTCGTGCGCTTGTTGCCGCCCTTGATCATCAGCGATGCCGAGGTCTCCGAGGCGGTCTCGCGGCTCGACCAGGCCGCGCGCGGCGTCGAAGCCACGCTGAAGCGCCCCGCCGCCGAATAA
- the argF gene encoding ornithine carbamoyltransferase: MTQDLKEAPVTRHFLDISDFSTKELRAILRAGEEIKARRRTPDAAGDRLLEGKVIAMIFEQPSLRTRVSFDVGIRELGGSPMMVTGQEIELGERETIADTARVLSRYVDAIMIRMLDHDSVVEMSKYATVPVINGLTKRQHPCQVMADVMTFEERKGSIKGKRIAWTGDTNNVLTSWVHAAGRLDFELAIATPEELAPPPALLDWARDQGARVKLTTRPEAAVEGADCVITDCWVSMGDEEGTRHNLLRPYQVDDRLLDRAEKDAIFMHCLPASRGEEVTDSVMDGPQSAVFDEAENRLHAQKGILAWCFGGVSA; encoded by the coding sequence ATGACCCAAGACCTGAAGGAAGCGCCCGTGACGCGCCATTTCCTCGACATCTCCGATTTCTCGACCAAGGAATTGCGCGCCATCCTGCGCGCCGGCGAAGAGATCAAGGCGCGTCGGCGCACCCCTGATGCAGCCGGAGATCGTCTGCTCGAAGGCAAGGTCATCGCCATGATCTTCGAGCAGCCCTCCCTGCGCACCCGTGTCTCCTTCGATGTCGGCATCCGCGAACTCGGCGGTTCGCCGATGATGGTGACCGGCCAGGAGATCGAACTCGGCGAGCGCGAGACCATCGCCGATACGGCCCGCGTGCTCTCGCGTTATGTCGACGCGATCATGATCCGCATGCTCGATCATGATTCCGTGGTCGAGATGTCGAAATATGCGACCGTGCCGGTGATCAACGGGCTGACCAAGCGCCAGCATCCCTGCCAGGTCATGGCCGACGTCATGACCTTCGAGGAGCGCAAGGGGTCGATCAAGGGCAAGCGCATCGCCTGGACCGGCGACACCAACAATGTCCTGACCTCCTGGGTTCATGCCGCCGGCCGGCTCGATTTCGAGCTGGCCATCGCGACGCCCGAGGAATTGGCGCCGCCGCCGGCGCTGCTCGATTGGGCGCGTGACCAGGGCGCCAGGGTGAAGCTGACGACGCGGCCGGAAGCGGCGGTCGAGGGCGCCGATTGCGTCATCACCGATTGCTGGGTCTCGATGGGTGACGAGGAAGGCACGCGCCACAATCTGCTGCGGCCCTACCAGGTCGACGACCGCCTGCTCGACCGTGCCGAGAAGGACGCGATCTTCATGCATTGCCTGCCGGCGAGCCGCGGCGAGGAGGTCACCGATTCGGTGATGGACGGGCCGCAATCGGCTGTGTTCGACGAGGCCGAGAACCGCCTGCACGCGCAGAAGGGCATCCTGGCCTGGTGCTTCGGCGGAGTCTCCGCCTGA
- a CDS encoding 2'-deoxycytidine 5'-triphosphate deaminase — protein sequence MNYGIWPSQTIRSAIADGTIRASSQIHEDLIQPASLDLRLGATAFRVPTSFLPGKGKAVSERLKDLATHEVDLSKPQVLERNCVHIIPLQERVSLGADTSARANPKSSSGRLDIFVRLIADGGTSFDEIPAGYDGPLYAEVVPRSFPIIARAGDTLSQLRFRHHASDAAQPANRSISVSIDLEGAAADGVIAYRARKTTGLIDLQKVGEYDRNDFWEPIKCRPGRRELVLVPDEFYIMASLEDIVINENEAAEMVAYDTAVGEVRVHYAGFLDPFFGRVTDSSGKSKIVLEIRSHDVPFMLDHGQRVGTIVFENMIERPDKLYGQSIKSTYQGQGLKLAKQFF from the coding sequence ATGAATTACGGAATTTGGCCTTCGCAGACAATTCGCTCGGCGATCGCGGACGGGACCATACGCGCGAGTTCGCAGATTCATGAGGATCTGATCCAGCCTGCGAGCCTCGATCTGCGCCTCGGCGCCACCGCGTTCAGGGTCCCGACCAGCTTCCTGCCGGGCAAGGGCAAAGCGGTTTCGGAGAGGCTCAAGGATCTCGCGACGCATGAGGTCGACCTGTCCAAGCCGCAGGTGCTCGAGCGCAATTGCGTCCACATCATCCCGCTGCAGGAGCGCGTCTCGCTGGGGGCGGATACGAGCGCCCGGGCCAATCCCAAGAGCTCGTCAGGCCGCCTCGACATCTTCGTCCGGTTGATCGCCGATGGCGGCACGTCCTTCGACGAGATCCCGGCGGGCTATGACGGGCCGCTTTATGCGGAGGTCGTGCCGCGCTCGTTTCCGATCATCGCGCGCGCCGGCGACACGCTGAGCCAGTTGCGCTTCCGTCACCACGCTTCTGATGCAGCGCAGCCGGCGAACCGATCGATCTCCGTCTCTATCGATCTGGAGGGCGCCGCCGCCGACGGGGTCATCGCCTACCGGGCCCGCAAGACCACCGGCCTGATCGACCTGCAAAAGGTCGGAGAATACGATCGGAACGATTTCTGGGAGCCGATCAAATGCCGTCCCGGCCGGCGCGAGCTCGTCCTGGTCCCGGACGAATTCTACATCATGGCCTCGCTTGAAGACATCGTCATCAACGAGAACGAGGCGGCCGAGATGGTCGCCTATGACACTGCGGTCGGAGAAGTGCGGGTGCATTATGCCGGCTTCCTGGACCCGTTCTTCGGCCGGGTCACCGATTCCTCCGGCAAAAGCAAGATCGTCCTTGAGATCAGGAGCCACGACGTTCCGTTCATGCTCGACCATGGCCAGAGGGTCGGCACGATCGTCTTCGAGAACATGATCGAGCGCCCCGACAAGCTCTATGGGCAGTCGATAAAGTCGACCTATCAGGGCCAGGGGCTGAAGCTCGCGAAGCAGTTTTTCTAG
- the apaG gene encoding Co2+/Mg2+ efflux protein ApaG, translated as MYQAETHGVRVTAAPKFMEGESSHEQRRYFWAYSIEIVNLSLQTVQLMTRHWFITDGRGEVHEVRGDGVIGQQPVLRPGESFSYTSGCPLMTPDGSMSGFYAMLGEDGAIFDVVVPLFPLDSPYVKKVLH; from the coding sequence ATGTATCAAGCGGAGACGCATGGCGTGCGCGTGACCGCCGCGCCGAAGTTCATGGAGGGGGAATCCTCGCATGAGCAGCGCCGCTATTTCTGGGCCTATTCCATCGAGATCGTGAATCTGTCGCTTCAGACCGTGCAATTGATGACCCGGCACTGGTTCATCACCGATGGCCGCGGCGAGGTTCATGAGGTGCGCGGCGACGGCGTCATCGGCCAGCAGCCGGTGCTGCGGCCGGGCGAGAGCTTCAGCTATACCTCCGGCTGCCCGTTGATGACGCCGGACGGCTCGATGAGCGGCTTTTACGCCATGCTCGGCGAGGACGGCGCGATCTTCGATGTGGTCGTGCCGCTCTTTCCGCTCGATTCGCCCTATGTGAAGAAGGTTCTGCATTGA
- a CDS encoding IS5 family transposase has translation MDPRLGANAKLAKIDGLIAWDRLAPLAGKLRQAETGRPPYAPLAMLKALYLQALYDLSDPGLEEALLDRLSFRRFCGFALDGGTPDETTLCRFRLAAAQAGVLEACFAEIGAQLSAKGLILKKGTLLDATIVQATHAAPSREAGLGKGHPREPGADWGKKNGKAHFGYKLHVGVDEGSGLIRTALVTSARIQDVEMAPGLVSGDEAAVYADRGYESKAQRAALKALGIKDRIMHRRHKHIAVLPRWLQRRNALIARRRAPVEAVFSAMKRLYGKARTRCHSFVANTADLIAFATVYNLRRATIIAGG, from the coding sequence TTGGACCCACGCCTGGGTGCGAACGCGAAGCTTGCGAAGATCGATGGGCTGATCGCGTGGGATCGGCTGGCGCCCTTGGCCGGCAAGCTGCGCCAGGCTGAGACGGGCAGGCCGCCTTACGCGCCGCTTGCGATGCTCAAGGCGCTCTATCTGCAGGCGCTTTACGATTTGTCGGATCCCGGCCTGGAGGAGGCGCTGCTGGACCGGCTGTCGTTTCGACGTTTCTGCGGGTTTGCGCTCGATGGCGGCACGCCCGACGAGACGACCTTGTGCCGCTTTCGGCTGGCGGCAGCGCAGGCGGGCGTGCTCGAGGCCTGCTTTGCCGAGATCGGCGCGCAGCTCTCGGCCAAGGGTCTGATCCTGAAGAAGGGCACATTGCTCGACGCCACAATCGTTCAGGCGACGCATGCTGCCCCGTCACGCGAAGCCGGGCTGGGCAAGGGCCACCCCCGTGAACCCGGCGCCGACTGGGGCAAGAAGAACGGCAAGGCCCATTTCGGCTACAAGCTGCATGTCGGCGTCGACGAGGGCTCGGGCCTGATCCGCACGGCGCTCGTGACCTCGGCGCGGATACAGGACGTCGAGATGGCCCCAGGGCTCGTCAGCGGCGACGAGGCCGCCGTCTATGCCGATCGCGGCTATGAGAGCAAGGCCCAGCGCGCCGCCCTGAAGGCCTTGGGCATCAAGGACCGGATCATGCATCGCCGGCACAAGCACATCGCTGTCCTGCCGCGCTGGCTGCAGCGCCGCAACGCCCTGATCGCGCGCCGCCGCGCTCCCGTCGAAGCTGTCTTCAGCGCCATGAAGCGCCTCTATGGCAAAGCCCGGACGCGATGCCACTCGTTCGTCGCCAACACCGCAGACCTGATTGCCTTCGCAACCGTCTACAATCTCCGGCGCGCCACCATCATCGCAGGCGGCTGA
- a CDS encoding Hsp33 family molecular chaperone produces MAAEDPGAGVAVLDDRVVPFTVPDLDVRGRVVRLGPSIDTILGRHDYPEAVSRVLGEAAALTVLLGTALKFEGRFQLQTKSDGPISMMVVDFNAPDTYRAVAHIDEAKLEQAVASGNLSTGDLLGEGHLAMTVDQGSQTTRYQGVVTLNRQSLEEAAHQYFRQSEQIPSRIRLGVGSVVTGAGREWRAGGLLVQFMPHSVDRLRAADLHPGDAPEGHEILSSTDPDGISDDSWAEARSLVETVEDHELLDPMLESERLLYRLFHERGARVFEPVVVQEACRCSRERVLGMLRGFSAEDRKAMVADDGTLGVTCEFCSRRYTFEASEVEAGLPAAE; encoded by the coding sequence ATGGCGGCTGAGGATCCGGGGGCAGGCGTCGCCGTGCTCGACGACCGGGTGGTGCCGTTCACGGTGCCCGATCTCGACGTGCGCGGCCGCGTCGTGCGGCTCGGCCCCTCGATCGACACCATTCTCGGCCGGCACGATTATCCGGAAGCCGTCTCGCGCGTGCTCGGCGAGGCGGCGGCGCTGACCGTGCTGCTCGGGACGGCGTTGAAATTCGAGGGCCGCTTCCAGCTCCAGACCAAGAGCGACGGGCCGATCTCGATGATGGTGGTCGATTTCAACGCGCCCGACACCTACCGCGCCGTCGCGCATATCGACGAGGCCAAGCTGGAGCAGGCCGTGGCCTCGGGCAATCTGAGCACCGGCGACCTGCTCGGCGAAGGCCATCTCGCCATGACGGTCGACCAGGGCTCGCAGACCACGCGCTATCAGGGCGTCGTCACTCTGAACCGGCAGAGCCTGGAAGAGGCGGCGCATCAGTATTTCCGCCAGTCGGAGCAGATTCCCAGCCGCATCCGGCTCGGCGTCGGCAGCGTCGTCACCGGCGCGGGCCGGGAATGGCGCGCCGGCGGATTGCTCGTGCAGTTCATGCCGCATTCGGTCGATCGCCTGCGCGCCGCCGATCTTCACCCCGGCGATGCGCCTGAAGGCCATGAGATCCTGAGCAGCACCGACCCGGACGGCATCAGCGACGATTCCTGGGCCGAGGCACGCTCGCTGGTCGAGACGGTCGAGGACCATGAATTGCTCGACCCGATGCTGGAGAGCGAGCGCCTGCTCTACCGCCTGTTCCATGAGCGCGGTGCGCGCGTCTTCGAGCCGGTCGTGGTGCAGGAGGCCTGCCGCTGCTCACGCGAGCGCGTGCTCGGCATGCTGCGCGGCTTTTCAGCCGAGGATCGCAAGGCGATGGTCGCCGATGACGGCACGCTCGGCGTGACCTGCGAATTCTGCTCGCGGCGCTATACCTTTGAGGCGTCGGAGGTCGAGGCTGGGCTGCCGGCGGCGGAGTAA
- the argE gene encoding acetylornithine deacetylase — protein MLARLVAFDTVSHKSNLDLIAFVEDYLAGWGVASIRIPNATGDKAALFATIGPQDRGGVLLSGHTDVVPVEGQAWSRDPFTLHVEGGRAYGRGAVDMKGFIALALALVPDFLAADLKTPIHLFFSYDEEVTCLGVVDGIARMGKDLPRPRAVIVGEPTSLDLADAHKGIRTFFTTITGVAAHSSKPHLGASAVHAGTRLAAGLVAMADEREGRLDPSGRFDPPYDTVHVGKFHGGIARNILADRCDLSWEVRTLPGSDPDDVPARFKALSDEVLGRMRKTAPSAAIETVMSSDVPGLAPDPGSEAETLVMRLAGRNSTIAVAYATEAGHFQRAGLATIVCGPGSIDQAHQPDEFITLEQFAAGEAFMRRLLAECRR, from the coding sequence ATGCTCGCCCGCCTCGTCGCCTTCGATACGGTCAGCCATAAATCCAATCTCGATCTGATCGCCTTCGTCGAGGACTACCTCGCCGGCTGGGGCGTCGCCTCCATACGCATCCCCAATGCGACCGGGGACAAGGCGGCGCTCTTCGCCACCATCGGTCCGCAGGATCGCGGCGGCGTCCTGCTCTCGGGCCATACCGACGTCGTTCCGGTCGAGGGCCAGGCCTGGAGCCGCGATCCGTTCACGCTGCATGTCGAGGGCGGCCGGGCCTATGGCCGTGGCGCCGTCGACATGAAGGGCTTCATTGCGCTGGCGCTGGCGCTGGTGCCGGATTTCCTCGCCGCCGATCTCAAGACGCCGATCCATCTGTTCTTCTCCTATGACGAGGAGGTCACGTGCCTTGGCGTAGTCGACGGCATCGCGCGGATGGGTAAGGACCTGCCGCGGCCGCGCGCCGTCATCGTCGGCGAGCCGACCTCGCTCGACCTCGCCGACGCGCATAAAGGCATCCGCACCTTCTTCACCACGATCACCGGTGTTGCGGCGCATTCGTCGAAACCGCATCTGGGCGCCAGCGCCGTCCATGCCGGCACGCGTCTGGCGGCCGGGCTGGTGGCGATGGCCGATGAGCGGGAAGGCAGGCTCGACCCGAGCGGCCGCTTCGACCCGCCCTACGACACCGTCCATGTCGGCAAGTTCCATGGCGGCATCGCCCGCAACATCCTGGCCGATCGCTGCGACCTGTCCTGGGAGGTGCGCACCTTGCCGGGCTCGGATCCCGACGATGTGCCGGCGCGCTTCAAAGCCCTCTCGGACGAAGTTCTCGGCCGGATGCGCAAGACTGCGCCCTCGGCGGCCATCGAGACGGTGATGAGCTCGGATGTGCCCGGCCTCGCGCCCGATCCAGGATCGGAAGCCGAGACGCTGGTAATGCGGCTCGCCGGCCGCAACAGCACCATCGCGGTCGCCTATGCCACCGAGGCCGGCCATTTCCAGCGCGCCGGCTTAGCCACCATCGTCTGTGGCCCGGGCTCGATCGACCAGGCCCATCAGCCCGACGAGTTCATCACGTTGGAGCAGTTCGCTGCCGGCGAAGCCTTCATGCGCAGGCTGCTGGCGGAATGCCGGAGGTAA